One Alcaligenes ammonioxydans DNA segment encodes these proteins:
- a CDS encoding DUF883 family protein: protein MATKKSLENSGDKFIEEVKASLDEAEQLMREAAEATGDKAGELRERALRSLRVTRDSLHDAQEAVVEHSVRAAKATDNYVHDKPWQAIGVAGIVGLMFGMLISRR, encoded by the coding sequence ATGGCTACCAAGAAAAGTCTGGAAAACAGCGGAGACAAATTCATCGAGGAAGTGAAAGCGAGCTTGGATGAAGCTGAGCAACTGATGCGTGAAGCAGCCGAAGCGACGGGCGATAAAGCTGGAGAGCTCCGTGAGCGAGCTTTGCGTTCATTGCGTGTGACCCGCGATTCGCTGCATGATGCCCAGGAAGCGGTGGTTGAGCATAGTGTTCGTGCGGCCAAGGCCACCGATAACTATGTGCATGACAAACCCTGGCAAGCCATCGGCGTGGCCGGTATTGTGGGCCTGATGTTCGGCATGCTGATCAGCCGTCGTTAA